A DNA window from Pseudoalteromonas spongiae UST010723-006 contains the following coding sequences:
- a CDS encoding DUF1302 domain-containing protein → MIKSPLFVKNKLALGVTAACMALASQSASAASFEVGGFEVQFDSTFSYGTSYRVEDRDFDTHIGKSNHPRFDWTGYHPALNPIYTSDQIWAEPGIYSNNGDAGNLNFDSGEAFSQLLKGTHELEIRKDNFGFFTRFMYFYDFALNDKDLAYKNPTSGQGVDPCANKESEELVCKDLRLLDAFVYADFDLNDGYNPLSVRLGQQVINWGESALISHGININPVDVDRLKAPGAEVKEAFIPVGMLWASLGITENLSAEMFYQYQWHETRLPVAGTYFSTNDFAAVNGNANNVQLGFTSNPDIDLAYLTNSLNSMYGQWGQVVAAQGMDPSSAEAQSLLASMYLAHPTKVAIKANGDKALKKPKDSGQYGLKLGWFVPELNETEFGFYYVNYHERRPLISGKASDFTAAGIGHDLAYIATNTINADNITNLKGFTEAQLEYPEDIQMYALSWNTAIGETAFAGEFTYRKDEPLQIDDVELLYAGMAEQLANPGVPDAVRQDMFAGISQVETVSPSEVAQGYILRDSAQLQFSFSHLFGPSLGADSWAVLGEVGGVHVIDMPEYDELRLNAPGTGRSGIMQGPADDYTALHLLLSNGPETNQFASATSWGYRLVAKGEYNNLFAGVNFSPRVVFSHDVNGTTPDPMFLFVEDRMSTAVTLNFNYQNQWSFDFGYNSFWGGGKANGLADRDYVSFNIKYSI, encoded by the coding sequence ATGATAAAAAGTCCTCTTTTTGTCAAAAATAAACTGGCTTTAGGTGTTACAGCCGCGTGTATGGCACTTGCAAGCCAAAGTGCTTCAGCTGCATCATTTGAAGTTGGTGGTTTTGAAGTACAATTTGACTCTACTTTTTCTTACGGTACTAGCTACCGTGTAGAAGACCGTGATTTCGATACTCACATTGGTAAATCTAATCACCCTCGCTTTGATTGGACTGGATACCATCCAGCACTTAACCCAATCTACACATCAGATCAAATCTGGGCCGAGCCAGGTATTTACTCAAATAATGGTGATGCCGGTAACCTTAACTTCGATAGCGGTGAAGCATTTTCACAGTTATTAAAAGGTACCCATGAATTAGAAATACGCAAAGACAACTTTGGTTTCTTTACGCGTTTTATGTATTTCTATGATTTTGCTCTTAATGATAAAGACTTAGCATACAAAAACCCGACGTCAGGACAGGGCGTTGACCCATGTGCAAATAAAGAGTCGGAAGAGCTTGTGTGTAAAGATCTTCGTTTACTTGATGCATTTGTGTATGCAGACTTTGATTTGAATGATGGCTACAACCCATTGTCAGTTCGTTTAGGTCAGCAAGTAATTAACTGGGGTGAAAGTGCCTTAATTTCACATGGTATTAATATCAACCCAGTCGACGTGGATCGTTTAAAAGCACCTGGTGCTGAAGTTAAAGAAGCCTTTATTCCTGTAGGCATGTTGTGGGCTTCACTCGGTATTACAGAAAACCTTTCAGCAGAAATGTTTTATCAATATCAGTGGCACGAAACACGTCTACCTGTAGCTGGAACCTATTTCTCTACTAATGACTTTGCGGCGGTAAACGGTAATGCTAACAATGTTCAGCTTGGTTTTACATCAAACCCAGATATCGATTTAGCGTACTTAACTAACTCACTAAACAGCATGTATGGTCAATGGGGCCAAGTTGTTGCCGCGCAAGGTATGGATCCATCAAGCGCTGAAGCGCAATCGCTACTTGCTAGCATGTATTTAGCACATCCAACTAAAGTTGCGATTAAAGCCAATGGCGACAAAGCACTTAAAAAACCAAAAGATTCAGGCCAGTATGGTTTGAAATTAGGTTGGTTTGTACCTGAGCTTAATGAAACTGAGTTTGGATTTTATTACGTAAACTACCATGAGCGTAGACCGTTAATTTCAGGTAAGGCGTCAGACTTTACTGCTGCTGGAATTGGCCACGACTTAGCGTATATCGCTACAAACACCATTAATGCAGACAACATCACTAATTTAAAAGGCTTTACCGAAGCACAGCTTGAATATCCAGAAGATATTCAAATGTATGCACTTAGCTGGAACACAGCCATTGGTGAAACAGCGTTTGCTGGTGAATTCACTTATAGAAAAGACGAGCCATTACAAATTGATGACGTTGAATTGCTATATGCCGGTATGGCCGAGCAGTTGGCAAACCCTGGTGTGCCAGATGCAGTGCGTCAGGACATGTTTGCAGGTATCTCACAAGTAGAAACTGTGTCACCAAGTGAAGTTGCACAAGGTTATATTCTACGTGACTCTGCGCAGCTTCAATTTAGTTTTTCACACTTATTTGGCCCATCTTTAGGTGCAGATAGTTGGGCGGTATTAGGTGAAGTAGGTGGAGTACACGTTATTGATATGCCAGAGTATGATGAACTTCGGTTGAATGCGCCAGGTACCGGTCGTAGTGGTATTATGCAAGGTCCAGCTGATGATTACACAGCACTTCACTTGTTATTATCTAACGGTCCTGAAACTAATCAATTTGCATCAGCAACATCATGGGGTTATCGCCTAGTTGCTAAAGGTGAATACAATAACTTATTCGCTGGCGTGAACTTCTCACCACGTGTTGTATTCTCACACGATGTTAATGGTACAACGCCGGATCCAATGTTCTTATTTGTTGAAGATCGCATGTCTACTGCTGTTACCCTTAATTTTAACTATCAAAACCAGTGGTCATTTGACTTTGGTTACAATAGTTTCTGGGGTGGCGGTAAAGCCAATGGCTTAGCAGACCGCGATTATGTTTCATTTAATATTAAGTATTCTATTTAA
- a CDS encoding DUF2835 domain-containing protein — translation MERKTYYFSINLNYQECMAYYKGHYTSVQVLSDCGKTIRFAAEKLRPFMSSIGIKGRFRIHLTTENKFISIEKVN, via the coding sequence ATGGAGCGTAAAACCTACTACTTTTCAATTAATTTAAACTATCAAGAGTGTATGGCCTATTATAAAGGCCACTACACCAGCGTTCAGGTACTAAGTGATTGTGGTAAAACAATTCGCTTCGCTGCAGAAAAATTACGACCTTTTATGTCATCAATTGGCATAAAAGGGCGTTTTCGCATCCATTTAACCACCGAAAATAAATTTATTTCAATAGAAAAAGTTAATTAA